A single Columba livia isolate bColLiv1 breed racing homer chromosome 22, bColLiv1.pat.W.v2, whole genome shotgun sequence DNA region contains:
- the AMIGO1 gene encoding amphoterin-induced protein 1, whose protein sequence is MPGVTGTRVPRDTGGLSTAMGGAGGPVSPLPLLLALALLSPRVLGGSCPPRCVCASNILSCSQAALSTVPSPLPRFTAVLDLSHNNVTRLRADWAPGRLAHLHALLLSHNGLSFVSTEAFAHVPHLRHLDLSSNRLRALEENLFSDLAELEVLLLYNNEISTVDRTAFENLGRLRKLYLGQNRIARFPLELLRDGSRLPQLALLDLSANRLRGVPVGELQALPAWLRDRLYLHGNPLACDCPLFQLVARGRRRRLSAVVDFQEELQCWLPGASASVGILALAGRQPLNCSEAREAVLEAHLGDSVTLSCDTRLRGVRSRHWVTPGGERVLEEGGNGSAALLANGSLQLRALRPEDTGTYACWVAGPLLNETLYVELLVHNFTLHGPHDTLNTAYTTLVGCILSVVLVLIYLYLTPCRCCCCRGTDKPPAPRDDSINSSVLSATPNHAAGVPGEPCRSRSASTAGLGQNGRYKVGGTPQPPPRHGPKAQRKVSDPDSVSSVFSDTPIVV, encoded by the coding sequence ATGCCAGGGGTCACAGGCACGCGGGTGCCCCGTGACACCGGGGGGCTGAGCACGGCCatggggggtgctggggggccagtgtcccccctgcccctgctgctggccctggcGCTGCTGTCCCCACGTGTGCTGGGGGGGAGCTGCCCCCCGCGCTGCGTCTGCGCCTCCAACATCCTGAGCTGCTCGCAGGCGGCGCTGAGCACGGTGCCGTCCCCGCTGCCGCGCTTCACCGCCGTCCTCGACCTGAGCCACAACAACGTCACCCGGCTGCGCGCCGACTGGGCGCCGGGGCGGCTGGCACACCTGCACGCCCTCCTGCTCAGCCACAACGGGCTGTCCTTCGTGTCCACCGAAGCCTTCGCCCACGTCCCCCACCTGCGGCACCTGGACCTCTCCTCGAACCGGCTGCGGGCGCTGGAGGAGAACCTGTTCAGCGACCTGGCCGAGCTGGAGGTTCTCCTCCTCTACAACAACGAGATCTCCACCGTGGACCGCACGGCTTTCGAGAACCTCGGCCGGCTCCGCAAGCTGTACCTGGGGCAGAACCGCATCGCCCGCTTCCCCCTGGAGCTGCTGCGCGACGGCAGCCGCCTGCCGCAGCTGGCCCTGCTCGACCTGTCGGCCAACCGGCTGCGCGGCGTGCCCGTGGGCGAGCTGCAGGCGCTGCCGGCCTGGCTGCGCGACCGCCTCTACCTGCACGGCAACCCGCTGGCCTGCGACTGCCCGCTCTTCCAGCTGGTTGCCCGTGGCCGGCGCCGCCGGCTGAGCGCCGTGGTGGATTTCCAGGAGGAGCTGCAGTGCTGGCTGCCCGGCGCCTCGGCGTCCGTGGGGATCCTGGCGCTGGCCGGCCGGCAGCCGCTCAACTGCAGCGAGGCGCGAGAAGCCGTGCTGGAGGCGCACCTGGGCGACAGCGTCACCCTGAGCTGCGACACCCGGCTGCGGGGGGTGCGCAGCCGGCACTGGGTGACGCCGGGAGGCGAGCGGGTGCTGGAGGAAGGGGGGAACGGCAGCGCCGCGCTCCTGGCCAACGGCAGCCTGCAGCTGCGTGCGCTGCGCCCCGAGGACACCGGCACCTACGCCTGCTGGGTGGCGGGGCCCCTCCTCAACGAGACCCTTTAcgtggagctgctggtgcacaACTTCACCCTGCACGGCCCCCACGACACCCTCAACACCGCCTACACCACGCTGGTGGGCTGCATCCTCAGCGTGGTGCTGGTCCTCATCTACCTGTACCTCACCCCatgccgctgctgctgctgccgcggcaCCGACAAGCCGCCGGCTCCCCGCGACGACAGCATCAACTCCTCGGTCCTCAGTGCCACCCCCAACCACGCCGCCGGGGTTCCCGGGGAGCCGTGCCGGTCCCGCTCGGCCTCCACCGCCGGCCTGGGGCAGAACGGCAGGTACAAGGTGGGGGGGACCCCGCAGCCGCCCCCCCGGCACGGCCCCAAGGCGCAGAGGAAGGTGTCGGATCCGGACTCGGTCAGCTCCGTCTTCTCGGACACCCCCATCGTGGTGTAG
- the SYPL2 gene encoding synaptophysin-like protein 2 isoform X1 — protein sequence MSESGAPAAGDKPSRLQDRVLGGVRWGRLLEPLGFIKVLEWLFAIFAFGACGSFSGETGATVKCGGESVEMSAISVQFGYPFRLYQVPFEVPDCEGQSETRTLHLIGDFSAPAEFFVTLGVFSFLYTMAALVLYLRFHSLYGENKKLPIADFCVTVCFTFFWLVAAAAWGKGLSDVKAATRPASLIAAMAVCQGENVVCNAGTTPAMGLANISVLFGFLNFLLWAGNCWFVLKETPWQAPAAPRDPAAAEQGAIDKQ from the exons aTGTCGGAGTCCGGCGCCCCCGCGGCCGGCGACAAACCGTCCCGGCTCCAG GACCGTGTCCTGGGCGGGGTGCGCTGGGGCCGCCTCCTGGAGCCCCTGGGCTTCATCAAGGTGCTGGAATGG CTCTTCGCCATCTTCGCCTTCGGGGCCTGCGGCTCCTTCAGCGGCGAGACCGGAGCGACGGTGAAATGCGGCGGCGAAAGCGTAGAGATGAGCGCCATTTCTGTCCAGTTCGGGTACCCCTTCAG GTTATACCAGGTCCCCTTCGAGGTGCCGGACTGTGAGGGCCAGTCGGAAACCCGCACCCTGCACCTCATCGGTGATTTCTCCGCTCCTGCCGAGTTCTTCGTGACCCTGGGGGTCTTCTCCTTCCTCTACACCATGGCAGCTCTGGTGCTTTACCTGCGCTTTCATTCCCTCTACGGCGAGAATAAGAAGCTCCCCATTGCG GATTTCTGCGTCACCGTCTGCTTCACCTTCTTCTGGctggtggcggcggcggcgtgGGGCAAGGGGCTGTCGGACGTGAAGGCGGCCACGCGGCCCGCCAGCCTGATCGCCGCCATGGCGGTGTGCCAGGGCGAGAACGTGGTCTGCAACGCCGGCACCACGCCGGCCATGGGGCTGGCCAACATCTCCGTG CTCTTTGGCTTCCTCAACTTCCTGCTGTGGGCCGGGAACTGCTGGTTCGTGCTGAAGGAGACGCCGTGGCAGGCGCCGGCTGCGCCCCGCGACCCCGCGGCTGCCGAGCAGGGCGCCATCGACAAGCAGTAG
- the GPR61 gene encoding G-protein coupled receptor 61, producing MEPSLPAPWAWNGSRAARGLQPSPGLMPPNSTADSKPKDVASKSVGLFFMLLIDLTAIVGNAAVMTVIVKTPALRKFVFVFHLCLVDFLAALTLMPLEMLSGSAVFDSPVFGEAMCRVYLFLSVCFISMCILSISTINVERYYYVVHPMRYEVRMTVGLVACVLVGVWLKAVATSLVPVLGWLSPDRPPVPAGRGCSLQWSRGPYCKFFIVFFAAFYFLLPLLIIVVVYCSMFKVARVAAMHHGPLPTWMETPRRRSESLSSRSTMVTTSGAPRTTPQRTFGGGKAAAILLAVGGQFLFCWLPYFSFHLYTALSAQPLVGPAAETVVTWLGYFCFTSNPFFYGCLNRQIRGELGRLLTCFFKQPPEEDLRLPSREGSIEENFLQFLQGTGCPAESRPRTPSPKRDQPPVDFRIPGQIEEDAADGTERREGDGVYVPMVTSPKAEL from the coding sequence ATGGAGccctccctgcccgccccgTGGGCCTGGAACGGCTCTAGGGCGGCACGGGGGCTCCAGCCCTCCCCGGGGCTGATGCCCCCCAACAGCACAGCCGACAGCAAACCCAAAGACGTGGCCTCCAAGTCGGTGGGGCTCTTCTTCATGCTGCTCATCGACCTGACGGCCATCGTGGGCAACGCCGCCGTCATGACCGTCATCGTGAAGACGCCGGCGTTGCGCAAGTTCGTCTTCGTCTTCCACCTCTGCCTGGTGGACTTTTTGGCCGCCCTCACCCTGATGCCGCTGGAGATGCTGTCCGGCTCGGCCGTTTTTGACAGCCCGGTTTTCGGCGAGGCCATGTGCCGCGTCTACCTGTTCCTCAGCGTCTGCTTCATCAGCATGTGCATcctctccatctccaccatCAATGTGGAGCGGTACTACTACGTGGTGCACCCCATGCGCTACGAGGTGAGGATGACGGTGGGGCTGGTGGCCTGCGTCCTGGTCGGCGTTTGGCTCAAAGCCGTGGCCACCTCCCTCGTCCCCGTGCTGGGCTGGTTGTCCCCCGACCGCCCGCCGGTGCCCGCCGGCCGCGGTTGCTCCTTACAATGGAGCCGCGGTCCCTACTGCAAGTTCTTCATTGTCTTCTTCGCTGCCTTCtacttcctcctgcccctcctcaTCATCGTGGTGGTCTACTGCAGCATGTTCAAGGTGGCGCGGGTGGCCGCCATGCACCACGGCCCCCTCCCCACCTGGATGGAGACGCCGCGGCGCCGTTCCGAGTCGCTCAGCAGCCGTTCCACCATGGTCACCACCTCGGGCGCGCCGCGCACCACCCCGCAGAGGACGTTCGGGGGTGGCAAGGCGGCTGCCATCTTGCTGGCCGTGGGAGGCCAGTTCCTCTTCTGCTGGTTGCCCTACTTCTCCTTCCACCTCTACACCGCCCTGAGCGCCCAGCCCTTGGTGGGGCCGGCGGCCGAGACCGTGGTCACTTGGCTGGGTTACTTCTGCTTCACCTCCAACCCTTTCTTCTACGGGTGCCTCAACCGGCAGATCCGGGGCGAGCTGGGACGGCTCCTCACGTGTTTCTTCAAGCAGCCGCCCGAGGAGGACCTGCGGCTGCCCAGCCGGGAGGGCTCCATCGAGGAGAACTTCCTCCAGTTCCTCCAAGGCACCGGTTGTCCCGCCGAGTCCCGGCcccgcacccccagccccaAGCGGGACCAGCCCCCCGTGGATTTTCGCATCCCGGGACAGATCGAGGAGGACGCGGCCGATGGGACGGAGCGGCGCGAGGGGGACGGGGTCTACGTGCCCATGGTCACCTCTCCCAAAGCGGAGCTGTAG
- the ATXN7L2 gene encoding LOW QUALITY PROTEIN: ataxin-7-like protein 2 (The sequence of the model RefSeq protein was modified relative to this genomic sequence to represent the inferred CDS: deleted 1 base in 1 codon): MAARGRAAAAAMAAAERRLPSLDEFAGQSWSAWVERAGPPAEPGPGLELEESGKSSGKKLDTMTLIKEDMNIFGHCPAHDEFYLVVCNHCSQVVKPQAFQKHCERRHGPLSKLYARAAAAKCHVTANGQPVASGTPGAAKAPREKPLGARGQVQPLPERPDKDSLCLFVPVVNLEKIPSIPKPDGHGIKVPPKTVATNSKEPLGKPATPAVLKEPPVPARGGGDLAMPADGPGCKPESSPTPGEKDAGVSKPPPRSHKKLARKECDLNRQCGVLNPDTKKICTRLLTCKIHSVHQRREVRGRDKDFDVLVAELKASARKGESPKERSPPGKAPPPPPPAGPLSLPQPLASPPSASPCRAKPPHSHCLLPRARLSSDSDPEDAPATSRVGGPGVFPLPVPKGGSRVSSEESEEEGGEEPPRPLTRPPRPQAFCTFGSRLVSPGCYVFNRRLDRFCSALGSMLERHLSSHMWRKIPPAAEPPLHVPPAPPSPTGPAAPTPSPPTRTSAVTPPGSRGGRVPASINYTVGSPPAAAACSQLECGGGGSQSITSPLPANTPSPSFSKLTPPKASKSSRAREAAGGTHPDPRKRKPPLSTTAPPHKRTCSGDEVKNKNPNCQVVPPPGKTKPTPPACPASPSAPVLNGTTTRVKRLGPPPDPRGSALRAAGGPPLPPPRCISEDEVKKRKNAATYCRPVKPKPAPPLPAPPPPPGTAPPDSGGPPRRKKPGPPPGFEEKRSALKPKAH, encoded by the exons atgGCGGCGCGTGggcgcgcggcggcggcggcgatggcggcggcggagcggcggcTGCCCAGCCTGGACGAGTTCGCGGGGCAGAGCTGGAGCGCCTGGGTGGAGCGGGCCGGGCCGCCGGCCGAGCCGG GACCAGGGTTGGAGTTGGAGGAGAGTGGGAAGAGCAGCGGCAAGAAACTGGACACCATGACCCTGATTAAAGAAG ACATGAACATCTTCGGCCACTGCCCGGCGCATGACGAGTTTTACCTGGTGGTTTGCAACCACTGCAGCCAGGTGGTGAAGCCCCAGGCCTTCCAGAAACACTGCG AACGCCGCCACGGCCCGCTCAGCAAGCTGTacgcccgcgccgccgccgccaagTGCCACGTCACCGCCAACGGGCAACCGGTGGCCAGCGGGACCCCCGGCGCGGCCAAGGCACCGCGGGAAAAGCCCCTGGGTGCCCGCGGGCAAGTCCAGCCCCTGCCTGAGCGCCCAGACAAGGACAGCCTCTG CTTGTTTGTGCCTGTGGTCAACCTGGAGAAGATCCCCAGCATTCCCAAACCGGACGGGCATGGGATCAAGGTGCCCCCCAAAACTGTAGCCACCAACTCCAAGGAACCCCTGGGGAAACCCGCCACCCCCGCGGTGCTGAAAGAGCCCCCGGTGccggcccggggcgggggggattTGGCGATGCCCGCCGATGGCCCCGGGTGCAAACCGGAGAGCTCGCCCACCCCGGGGGAGAAGGACGCGGGTGTCTCCAAGCCACCCCCCAGGTCCCACAAGAAGCTGGCGC GCAAGGAGTGCGACCTGAACCGGCAGTGCGGCGTGCTGAACCCCGACACCAAGAAGATCTGCACCCGCCTGCTGACCTGCAAG ATCCACTCTGTTCACCAGCGGCGCGAGGTGCGGGGCCGTGACAAGGACTTTGACGTGCTGGTGGCTGAGCTGAAGGCCAGCGCCCGCAAGGGCGAGTCCCCGAAGGAGAGGAGCCCCCCCGGGAAGGCAccaccgcccccccccccggcaGGACCCCTC TCGCTGCCGCAGCCCCTCGCCAGCCCCCCCAGCGCCTCTCCCTGCCGAGCCAAGCCCCCCCACTCCCACTGCCTGCTCCCCAG GGCCCGGCTTTCCTCCGACAGCGACCCCGAGGACGCGCCAGCCACCTCCAGGGTGGGGGGCCCGGGGGTGTTCCCCCTCCCCGTGCCCAAGGGGGGCAGCCGTGTGTCAAGTGAGGAGAGCGAGGAGGAGGGGGGCGAGGAGCCCCCCCGGCCCCTCACGCGCCCCCCGCGGCCCCAGGCG TTCTGCACCTTCGGGAGCCGCCTGGTGAGCCCCGGCTGTTACGTGTTCAACCGGCGGCTGGACCGGTTCTGCTCGGCGCTGGGCTCCATGCTGGAGCGGCACCTCAGCTCCCACATGTGGAG GAAGATCCCTCCGGCTGCCGAGCCCCCGCTCCACGTCCCGCcggccccccccagccccaccggccccgccgccccgacCCCCTCGCCCCCCACACGGACCTCGGCCGTGACCCCCCCCGGCAGCCGGGGGGGCCGGGTCCCCGCCAGCATCAACTACACGGTGGGGTCCCCCCCCGCGGCGGCCGCCTGCAGCCAGCTGGAGTGCGGCGGGGGGGGCAGCCAGTCCATCACCTCCCCCCTGCCGGCCAACACCCCCTCGCCCTCCTTCAGCAAGCTGACCCCCCCCAAGGCCAGCAAGTCCTCCCGAGCCCGCGAAGCAGCCGGCGGGACCCATCCGGACCCCCGAAAACGGAAGCCCCCCCTCTCCACCACCGCCCCCCCCCATAAACGGACCTGTTCAGGGGAtgaggttaaaaacaaaaaccccaactgcCAGGTTGTTCCCCCCCCCGGCAAGACGAAACCCACCCCCCCGGCTTGTCCGGCTTCGCCCTCCGCCCCCGTCCTCAACGGCACGACGACGCGGGTGAAGCGGCTCGGCCCCCCCCCGGACCCCCGGGGCTCAGCGCTGCGCGCAGCGGGGGGGCCGCCGCTGCCCCCCCCCCGCTGCATCTCCGAGGACGAGGTCAAGAAGCGCAAGAACGCGGCCACGTACTGCCGGCCCGTCAAACCCAAACCTGCGCcccccctgcccgcccccccgccgccccccggcacggccccCCCAGACTCGGGTGGCCCCCCCCGGAGGAAGAAGCCGGGACCCCCCCCGGGTTTTGAGGAGAAGCGGAGCGCACTGAAG CCCAAAGCCCATTAA
- the SYPL2 gene encoding synaptophysin-like protein 2 isoform X2, whose amino-acid sequence MSESGAPAAGDKPSRLQLFAIFAFGACGSFSGETGATVKCGGESVEMSAISVQFGYPFRLYQVPFEVPDCEGQSETRTLHLIGDFSAPAEFFVTLGVFSFLYTMAALVLYLRFHSLYGENKKLPIADFCVTVCFTFFWLVAAAAWGKGLSDVKAATRPASLIAAMAVCQGENVVCNAGTTPAMGLANISVLFGFLNFLLWAGNCWFVLKETPWQAPAAPRDPAAAEQGAIDKQ is encoded by the exons aTGTCGGAGTCCGGCGCCCCCGCGGCCGGCGACAAACCGTCCCGGCTCCAG CTCTTCGCCATCTTCGCCTTCGGGGCCTGCGGCTCCTTCAGCGGCGAGACCGGAGCGACGGTGAAATGCGGCGGCGAAAGCGTAGAGATGAGCGCCATTTCTGTCCAGTTCGGGTACCCCTTCAG GTTATACCAGGTCCCCTTCGAGGTGCCGGACTGTGAGGGCCAGTCGGAAACCCGCACCCTGCACCTCATCGGTGATTTCTCCGCTCCTGCCGAGTTCTTCGTGACCCTGGGGGTCTTCTCCTTCCTCTACACCATGGCAGCTCTGGTGCTTTACCTGCGCTTTCATTCCCTCTACGGCGAGAATAAGAAGCTCCCCATTGCG GATTTCTGCGTCACCGTCTGCTTCACCTTCTTCTGGctggtggcggcggcggcgtgGGGCAAGGGGCTGTCGGACGTGAAGGCGGCCACGCGGCCCGCCAGCCTGATCGCCGCCATGGCGGTGTGCCAGGGCGAGAACGTGGTCTGCAACGCCGGCACCACGCCGGCCATGGGGCTGGCCAACATCTCCGTG CTCTTTGGCTTCCTCAACTTCCTGCTGTGGGCCGGGAACTGCTGGTTCGTGCTGAAGGAGACGCCGTGGCAGGCGCCGGCTGCGCCCCGCGACCCCGCGGCTGCCGAGCAGGGCGCCATCGACAAGCAGTAG
- the PSMA5 gene encoding proteasome subunit alpha type-5, translating to MFLTRSEYDRGVNTFSPEGRLFQVEYAIEAIKLGSTAIGIQTSEGVCLAVEKRITSPLMEPSSIEKIVEIDSHIGCAMSGLIADAKTLIDKARVETQNHWFTYNETMTVESVTQAVSNLALQFGEEDADPGAMSRPFGVALLFGGVDEKGPQLFHMDPSGTFVQCDARAIGSASEGAQSSLQEVYHKSMTLKEAIKSSLVILKQVMEEKLNATNIELATVEPGMKFHMYTKEELEEVIKDI from the exons atgtTCCTCACACGCTCCGAGTACGACCG GGGTGTGAACACTTTTTCTCCAGAGGGGAGGCTGTTCCAAGTGGAATATGCCATCGAGGCCATAAAG CTCGGTTCCACAGCCATCGGCATCCAGACCTCGGAGGGCGTCTGCCTGGCCGTGGAGAAGCGGATCACCTCCCCGCTCATGGAGCCCAGCAGCATCGAGAAGATCGTAGAAATCGATTCCCACATAg GGTGTGCCATGAGCGGCTTAATAGCTGATGCAAAGACTTTAATTGATAAAGCAAGAGTGGAGACTCAG AATCACTGGTTCACCTACAACGAGACCATGACAGTGGAGAGCGTCACACAGGCCGTGTCCAACCTGGCGCTGCAGTTTGGGGAGGAGGATGCGGACCCGGGAGCGATG TCTCGTCCGTTTGGCGTCGCGCTGCTTTTTGGAGGAGTCGATGAGAAGGGACCTCAGCT GTTTCACATGGACCCGTCGGGGACGTTTGTTCAGTGTGATGCCAGAGCCATCGGCTCCGCCTCGGAAGGTGCCCAGAGCTCTCTGCAGGAGGTTTACCATAAG TCAATGACACTGAAAGAGGCAATTAAATCTTCCCTCGTCATCCTGAAACAAGTGATGGAGGAGAAGCTGAACGCAACCAACATTGAG CTTGCCACCGTGGAGCCCGGGATGAAGTTCCACATGTACACGAAAGAGGAGCTCGAAGAGGTCATCAAGGATATTTGA